Proteins from a genomic interval of Piscinibacter sp. HJYY11:
- a CDS encoding NAD(P)-binding protein — protein MTASNATRPNFLYPAGSVLMHPPLQLKNSEMYGFFVKGELAKLQATVDSTLTAVAGGEMRFVVCSPFVMLTFTKVHKAFSTWPSDEVKGWGEEIDIITWVMVGQVDKGESKISRLFFYPCHIFVDSCMALINGRELFGYPKYQCEYEMPAPGEPARHFSLSAQGFQPFSPDSRLALHPLIEVNATTDRHGIRKVGGLMEMIEEGIELLGANLPAMLEMDKEAWEQIADMLRSPGCEQIFLKQFPDTSGVKAVYQAIVAAPAKVNAVHAVEVFEDDYEVTLHEFASFPLNESLGLSLGAQPGILPFHISFDFEVTPGEVIHDNSVVKPKKIAILGGGVAAMTSAFYLTDQPGWENQYDITVYQMGWRLGGKGASGRNAQIGQRIEEHGLHIWFGFYQNAFRTIQKAYALLDRPPGAPLATWQDAFKPQHSFALSELIHDRWRQWLIDTPEMPGVPGHSDEEVTLWDIALTMYEWVKMWLGELDAKHGSVKVVTSETRAVAVAGDHDGGWLEAIAERIERTVETIVADVHSVFDAAWAFVQSLPGLAEQDHHDHVLQAATLKGARAALQARYQAEAEDDSVADDLRHLYICIDLALASLIGMLEDGVFVHGFDVINNIDLRDWFIKHGANEKISVDSAPVRGLYDLVFAYEDGDYDRPNIEAGTMLRGIFRMTCAYQGGIMWKMQAGMGDTIFTPFYEVLQKRGVKFKFFHKVEEIVPEAGSDVVAQIRITRQVDVPGGDYDPLVPVKGLACWPSTPKYELLDKAQAALLQRHKVNLESNWTDWPELYQQTFGKPLPTVTLQRGVDFDEVVFGIAQDALQPLCPQMVARSATMQLACAKVKTVATQAYQVWLNKDIHQTGWRYYGRDDEDPVLTAFTEPFDTWAPMDQTLPREDWPREYQPKNVSYFCSVLPVKAYPPFSDHAYPARVAAEVKAGAIQQLNHQIYNLWPAIATPQGFDWSALVDMNGGAGEQRFESQYWRANVDPSERYVLSVVDSTRYRLHTDNTGFSNFYVTGDWIRTGINAGCVEAAVMAGMQTSRAISGYPQAIVGEKDL, from the coding sequence ATGACGGCTTCGAACGCCACTCGTCCCAACTTTCTCTACCCGGCGGGCTCGGTGCTGATGCACCCGCCCCTGCAGTTGAAGAACTCGGAGATGTACGGGTTCTTCGTCAAGGGTGAGCTGGCGAAGCTGCAGGCGACCGTCGACTCGACGCTCACCGCCGTGGCCGGCGGCGAGATGCGCTTCGTTGTGTGCTCGCCCTTCGTGATGCTCACCTTCACCAAGGTGCACAAGGCGTTTTCCACCTGGCCCAGCGACGAGGTGAAAGGCTGGGGCGAAGAGATCGACATCATCACCTGGGTGATGGTCGGGCAGGTCGACAAGGGCGAATCGAAGATCAGCCGCCTCTTCTTCTACCCTTGCCACATCTTCGTCGACAGCTGCATGGCGCTCATCAACGGGCGCGAGCTATTCGGCTACCCCAAGTACCAATGCGAATACGAGATGCCCGCGCCCGGCGAGCCGGCGCGGCATTTCTCGCTCTCGGCGCAGGGCTTCCAGCCCTTCTCTCCTGACTCGCGCCTTGCGCTGCACCCGCTGATCGAGGTCAACGCGACGACCGACCGCCACGGCATCCGCAAGGTCGGCGGCCTGATGGAGATGATCGAGGAAGGCATCGAGCTGCTGGGCGCCAACCTGCCGGCCATGCTCGAGATGGACAAGGAGGCGTGGGAGCAGATCGCCGACATGCTGCGCAGCCCTGGCTGCGAGCAGATCTTCCTGAAGCAGTTTCCCGATACCTCGGGCGTCAAGGCGGTCTACCAGGCCATCGTCGCGGCGCCCGCCAAGGTCAACGCGGTGCATGCGGTGGAGGTCTTCGAAGACGACTACGAGGTCACGCTGCACGAGTTCGCGAGCTTCCCGCTCAACGAATCGCTGGGCCTTTCGCTCGGTGCGCAGCCGGGCATCCTGCCCTTCCACATCAGCTTCGACTTCGAGGTGACGCCGGGCGAGGTGATCCACGACAACTCGGTCGTGAAGCCGAAGAAGATCGCGATCCTCGGTGGCGGCGTGGCCGCGATGACGAGTGCCTTCTATCTGACCGACCAGCCCGGCTGGGAGAACCAGTACGACATCACCGTCTACCAGATGGGCTGGCGGCTCGGCGGCAAGGGCGCGAGCGGGCGCAACGCGCAGATCGGTCAGCGCATCGAGGAGCACGGCCTGCACATCTGGTTCGGCTTCTACCAGAACGCCTTCCGCACCATCCAGAAGGCCTATGCGCTGCTCGACCGCCCGCCCGGCGCGCCGCTCGCCACCTGGCAGGACGCCTTCAAGCCGCAGCACTCGTTCGCCCTGAGCGAACTGATCCACGACCGCTGGCGCCAGTGGCTGATCGACACGCCCGAGATGCCCGGCGTGCCCGGCCACAGCGACGAAGAGGTCACGCTGTGGGACATCGCGCTCACCATGTACGAGTGGGTGAAGATGTGGCTGGGCGAGTTGGACGCGAAGCACGGCAGCGTGAAGGTCGTGACCAGCGAGACGCGCGCCGTTGCGGTGGCCGGTGACCACGATGGCGGCTGGCTCGAAGCCATCGCCGAGCGCATCGAGCGCACGGTCGAAACCATCGTGGCCGACGTGCACAGCGTGTTCGACGCGGCCTGGGCCTTCGTGCAGAGCCTGCCCGGCCTGGCCGAGCAGGACCACCATGACCACGTGCTGCAGGCCGCCACGCTCAAGGGCGCACGCGCCGCGCTGCAGGCCCGCTACCAGGCCGAAGCCGAAGACGACAGCGTGGCCGACGACCTGCGCCACCTCTACATCTGCATCGACCTCGCGCTCGCCTCGCTGATCGGCATGCTGGAAGACGGGGTCTTCGTGCACGGCTTCGACGTCATCAACAACATCGACCTGCGCGACTGGTTCATCAAGCACGGCGCCAACGAGAAGATCAGCGTCGACTCGGCCCCGGTGCGCGGCCTGTACGACCTCGTCTTCGCCTACGAAGACGGCGACTACGACCGGCCCAACATCGAAGCCGGCACCATGCTGCGCGGCATCTTCCGCATGACCTGCGCCTACCAGGGCGGCATCATGTGGAAGATGCAGGCCGGCATGGGCGACACGATCTTCACGCCCTTCTACGAGGTGCTCCAGAAGCGCGGCGTGAAGTTCAAGTTCTTCCACAAGGTCGAGGAGATCGTGCCCGAGGCCGGGAGCGACGTGGTCGCGCAGATCCGCATCACCCGGCAGGTCGACGTGCCGGGTGGCGACTACGACCCGCTGGTGCCGGTGAAGGGCCTGGCCTGCTGGCCCAGCACGCCCAAGTACGAGCTGCTCGACAAGGCCCAGGCCGCCCTGCTGCAACGGCACAAGGTCAACCTCGAGTCCAACTGGACCGACTGGCCCGAGCTCTACCAGCAGACCTTCGGCAAGCCCTTGCCCACCGTCACGCTGCAGCGCGGCGTCGACTTCGACGAGGTGGTGTTCGGCATTGCGCAGGACGCGCTGCAGCCCCTCTGCCCGCAGATGGTGGCGCGCAGCGCCACGATGCAACTGGCCTGCGCCAAGGTGAAGACAGTCGCGACCCAGGCCTACCAGGTGTGGCTGAACAAGGACATCCACCAGACCGGCTGGCGGTACTACGGCCGCGACGACGAGGACCCGGTGCTCACCGCCTTCACCGAGCCCTTCGACACCTGGGCCCCAATGGACCAGACGCTGCCGCGCGAAGACTGGCCGCGCGAGTACCAGCCGAAGAACGTGTCGTACTTCTGCAGCGTGCTGCCGGTCAAGGCCTACCCGCCCTTCAGCGACCACGCCTACCCCGCCCGCGTGGCGGCCGAGGTGAAGGCCGGCGCGATCCAGCAGCTCAACCACCAGATCTACAACCTGTGGCCGGCGATCGCCACGCCGCAAGGCTTCGACTGGAGCGCCCTCGTCGACATGAACGGCGGCGCAGGCGAGCAGCGCTTCGAGAGCCAGTACTGGCGCGCCAACGTCGACCCGTCGGAGCGCTACGTGCTCTCGGTGGTCGACAGCACCCGGTACCGCCTGCACACCGACAACACCGGCTTTTCCAACTTCTACGTGACCGGCGACTGGATCCGCACCGGCATCAACGCCGGCTGCGTGGAGGCCGCGGTGATGGCCGGCATGCAGACCTCGCGTGCCATCAGCGGCTACCCGCAAGCGATCGTGGGCGAAAAGGATCTGTGA
- a CDS encoding GGDEF domain-containing protein encodes MPGLSGPLRRALHWLLVSLALAASALFTPIAQAQLAPISLNADVESEISSRGQLYLAQDQTPPASAKDLPAWLAKHKQIERVSLFGGSYWFFATVQNDTQQTRWVIDPTGTLMERVEVRVYTDGKPVQSFITGYNGSSDYMMHYGGNVELPPGAVAQVLLRIESRYFARYPSIYVSSEANYRKTVVAENVLTLSALGAMLVLALYNLFVYLGVRDKALLYYALYLLVATASWAMTLHVLSDWMGWRVLSWHYVMFFLSSVFNSLFFLEFLRLKEHAPRLATFARGTIMVALALTPVCFISVAYAHLLATAVISVSLTTALVAGMIRLGQGFLPARYFLAAFFALLLPAILILPANFGLVPSMMRNIELFTLLGATTDAVLLAFALADKIRLLGREKDAYMAQLNDALTQASTDSLTGIGNRHAFDRTLANMTHVPGDPTASQRVMLVMIDLDGLKRINDERGHAHGDSLLREFAQGLSVVKSDGMGVFRLGGDEFAVLGERHQEELVRNTLVVVERKLHEAGYPDAGISYGIAFGSEINSGSQLLMHADARMYLHKTAKRTQPA; translated from the coding sequence ATGCCAGGGTTGTCAGGCCCTCTGCGCCGTGCACTGCACTGGCTGCTCGTTTCGCTTGCCCTCGCGGCGAGCGCACTCTTCACCCCCATCGCCCAGGCGCAGCTCGCGCCGATCTCGCTCAACGCCGACGTCGAGTCCGAGATCTCCTCGCGCGGCCAGCTCTACCTGGCGCAAGACCAAACACCGCCCGCCTCGGCCAAGGACCTGCCCGCCTGGCTCGCCAAGCACAAGCAGATCGAGCGGGTGAGCCTCTTCGGTGGCAGCTACTGGTTCTTTGCGACCGTCCAGAACGACACCCAGCAGACACGCTGGGTGATCGACCCCACCGGCACGCTGATGGAGCGCGTGGAGGTGCGCGTCTACACCGACGGCAAGCCGGTGCAGTCGTTCATCACCGGCTACAACGGCAGCAGCGACTACATGATGCATTACGGCGGCAACGTCGAGCTGCCGCCGGGCGCCGTGGCGCAGGTGCTGCTGCGCATCGAAAGCCGCTACTTCGCGCGCTACCCGAGCATCTACGTTTCCAGCGAAGCCAACTACCGCAAGACGGTGGTCGCGGAGAACGTGCTCACGCTGTCTGCGCTGGGCGCCATGCTCGTGCTGGCGCTCTACAACCTCTTCGTCTACCTCGGCGTGCGCGACAAGGCGCTGCTGTACTACGCGCTGTACCTGCTGGTGGCCACCGCCTCGTGGGCCATGACGCTGCACGTGCTGTCCGACTGGATGGGTTGGCGCGTGCTGTCGTGGCACTACGTCATGTTCTTCCTGTCGTCGGTGTTCAACAGCCTCTTCTTCCTGGAGTTCCTGCGGCTCAAGGAACACGCCCCGCGCCTGGCCACGTTCGCCCGCGGCACCATCATGGTGGCGCTGGCGCTCACGCCGGTGTGCTTCATCTCGGTGGCCTACGCCCACCTGCTGGCCACCGCGGTGATCTCGGTCTCGCTGACCACCGCTCTCGTGGCCGGGATGATTCGCCTCGGCCAGGGGTTCCTGCCGGCGCGCTACTTCCTGGCCGCGTTCTTCGCGCTGCTGCTGCCCGCGATCCTCATCCTGCCGGCCAACTTCGGCCTGGTGCCGAGCATGATGCGCAACATCGAGCTCTTCACCCTGCTCGGTGCCACCACCGATGCGGTGCTGCTCGCCTTCGCGCTCGCCGACAAGATCCGCCTGCTCGGGCGCGAGAAAGACGCCTACATGGCGCAGCTCAACGACGCGCTCACGCAGGCCAGCACCGACTCGCTCACCGGCATCGGCAACCGCCACGCCTTCGACCGCACGCTCGCCAACATGACCCACGTGCCGGGTGACCCCACCGCATCGCAGCGCGTGATGCTGGTGATGATTGACCTCGACGGCCTGAAGCGCATCAACGACGAGCGCGGCCACGCCCACGGCGACAGCCTGCTGCGCGAGTTCGCGCAGGGCCTGAGCGTCGTGAAGAGCGACGGCATGGGCGTGTTCCGCCTCGGTGGCGACGAGTTCGCCGTGCTCGGCGAGCGCCACCAGGAAGAGCTGGTGCGCAACACCCTCGTGGTGGTCGAGCGCAAGCTGCACGAAGCCGGCTACCCCGATGCAGGCATCAGCTACGGCATCGCCTTCGGCTCCGAGATCAACTCGGGCTCGCAGCTGCTCATGCACGCCGACGCGCGCATGTACCTGCATAAGACAGCCAAACGAACCCAGCCCGCCTGA